The Shewanella pealeana ATCC 700345 genome contains the following window.
CAAGTAGTTGTTAACGCAAAGGCAATGGCTCGTACGTTTATCGAACGTGGCTATAATGTAGTTTCTGGTGGTACTGATAACCACCTATTCTTGCTTGATTTGATCAGTAAAGACATCACAGGTAAAGATGCTGACGCGGCCCTAGGCAACGCTAACATCACAGTGAACAAGAACTCAGTACCGAACGATCCACGTTCACCATTTGTGACTTCAGGTCTACGTATCGGTTCTCCTGCAATCACGCGTCGTGGTTTTGGTGAGGAAGAGAGCGTGCAGTTAACTCACTGGATGTGTGATGTACTGGATGATATTTCAGATCTAGCCGTTAGCGAGCGCGTTAAAGGACAGGTTCTGGAATTGTGCGCTAAGTTCCCTGTTTACGGTTAACCTTAAGCGTTAAATAAGTTAGACTCCAATGGCCGCATCTATGCGGCCATTTTTGTATGTAAAGAACATACTTTCTGAGTTTTTAAGTCGTACCAATCACATTTTAATATTTGTCAAAGGTGACATGATTAATAGGTTAGGTATAAATCCAGTGAGTCGTAACATTTTTTTCTAAACGGAGGCTAAATGCATTGTCCATTTTGCAGCGCAACTGACACAAAAGTGATTGATTCGCGATTAGTCGCTGACGGCCATCAGGTGCGTCGACGTAGAGAGTGTGTTCAGTGCCACGAACGTTTTACCACTTTCGAAGGGGCCGAGCTTGTGATGCCTCGTGTGGTGAAACAAGATGGCAGTCGCCAGCCGTTCGATGAAGAGAAGCTGCGCGGCGGTATGTTAAGAGCCGTAGAGAAAAGACCTGTCTCTATGGATCAAATTGAGCAGGCATTGACTAAGATTAAGTCGACTTTGCGCGCCACCGGTGAGCGTGAAGTGAAATCTGAAATGATTGGCAACTTGATGATGGACCAATTAGTTAACCTAGATAAGGTTGCCTATATTCGTTTCGCGTCTGTTTATCGTGCCTTTGAAGATGTTTCAGAGTTTGGTGAAGCGATCGCTAAACTGCAAAAATAAACTACGCAACCGGGGCTAAGCGCTGCGCCTAGCCCTTCATCAATCGAACAATCGGAATTGCCGCCAATATGTGGTCTATCGAAGACAGTCAAATGATGAGCCTTGCCATTGAATTGGCACAAAAGGGCATGTACACCACTCGTCCAAATCCTAGCGTGGGGAGTGTTATCGTTAAAGACGGTGAGATCGTTGGTGAGGGCTACCATATTCGAGCCGGCGGTCCTCATGCGGAAGTTTACGCCTTGAATATGGCGGGCAGTGACGCTAAAGGCGCCACCGCCTACGTAACACTTGAACCTTGTAGCCATTACGGTCGTACGCCACCTTGCGCCAAGGCGTTAATCGAACACGGCGTCAGCCGAGTGGTTATTGCGGTGACCGACCCGAATCCTGAAGTCTCTGGCCGTGGTATTGCTATGTTGCGGGATGCGGGTATTCGAGTCGATGTTGGGCTGATGACCGAAGAAGCTAAGCAGGTCAACCTAGGCTTTTTAAAGCGTATGGAAAAAGGCCTGCCTTGGGTGACAGTTAAACTTGCCGCCAGTCTCGATGGCAAAACGGCCTTGTCTAACGGCGTATCCAAGTGGATTACCGGCCCTGAAGCCCGCCGTGATGTACAGCGTCTTCGTGCTCGCCATTGCGCTTTAGTCACTGGCGTTGAAACCATACTTGCCGATGACCCCAGTTTAAATGTGCGTCACAGTGAGTTAGGCTCACTTGCAAGTCAACTCGCCCCAGCCGAAATTCACCAGCCACTTAGGGTGGTATTAGACAGTCAGGCGCGTTTAGGTCATGAATTAAACCTGTTTAAAATCGACAGTCCGATTTTACTGGTGTCGACTCAAGCTTATCCCGAGAGCGTGCAGGCCGCATGGCCGCCTCATGTGCAGAGTCAGGTATTAGCGGCGGTTGATTCACGTATCGACTTAAATGCGTTATTAAGCCTACTGGGTGAGAGTTGTAACTCTGTGTTGGTTGAAGCTGGTGCGACGCTTGCGGGGGCCTTTGTTAATCAAGGGCTAGCCGATGAGATTGTACTGTATCAGGCGATGAAGATTTTAGGCTCGCAAGGGCGAAACCTGCTGACACTTGATGATTTTCAAGCCATGTCAGAGGTGCCAAAGATTAACCTAATCGATGAGCGCAAAGTGGGGCCAGACACCCGCTTAACGTTAAGAGTGAGTAATTAATTTATGTTTACTGGGATTATTGAATCAGTCGGACACCTACGAAAAGTTGAGCGTCGCGGCGATGATATTCGCTTAACGGTAGCCAGTGGTAAACTGGATCTGTCAGACGTAAAACTGGGTGACAGTATCGCCACCAATGGTGTGTGCCTAACAGTGGTTGAGCTGATGAGCGACGGTTATGTGGCAGATATTTCTGCAGAAACTGTCACTTTGACGGGCTTCTCTCATTATCAAGTAGGAAAAGCCGTTAACCTTGAGAAGGCCGTGACCCCTACAACTCGTTTAGGCGGGCATATGGTCAGTGGTCACGTAGATGGTATCGCTCATGTGGATGATAGACAGTTTCGTGGCCAAGCCATCGAATTTTGGCTAAGCCCACCTGAGGAACTTGGCCGTTATATCGCCCATAAAGGTTCGATTACCATCGATGGTGTGAGTTTGACGGTTAATGAGGTGCAAGGTCATCGTTTTAGACTGACTATCGTGCCGCACACCGCAGGCGAAACCACTTTAGTGAATCTGAAAGCCGGTGATAGCGTGAATATTGAAGTGGACTTGATTGCACGTCACTTAGAAAGGTTGATGAGCTACGGCAGCCAAGAGCAAGACAGCGCTCCTAAGTCGGAAGTGACGATGGAACTGTTAGCTCGCTCAGGATTTTTACGATAAACACTGGCTTAAGATTAGTTTGTCAGTAAAATTTGTCTTATATAAAGAATAGAATAATCATTACATTTACCGCTGATTTTCATCGTGTCTTTAACAGGCGCCCAGTGAGAATACAGTGAAAAAATAAAGGTCTGAACATGGCGTTACATAGTATAGAAGAGATCATTGAAGATATTCGTCTAGGTAAGATGGTCATCTTGATGGATGACGAAGACAGAGAAAATGAAGGCGATCTCATCATGGCAGCCGACATGGTGACGCCAGAAGCGATTAATTTCATGGCGACTTTTGGCCGTGGCCTGATTTGCCAGACATTGACCAAGGCTCGTTGTCAGCAACTTAGCCTGCCTTTGATGGTGACTAACAACAGCGCGCAATTCTCGACTAACTTCACCGTTTCAATTGAAGCGGCCGAGGGCGTAACTACCGGTATTTCGGCGCAAGACCGCGCGGTAACAGTATTAGCGGCGGTAGGTAAAGATGCTAAGCCATCAGATATTGTTCAACCAGGACATATCTTCCCATTGATGGCACAGGAAGGCGGCGTACTCATTCGCGCAGGCCACACCGAAGCTGGCTGTGATATTGCACGTCTTGCAGGCTTTGAGCCTTCATCGGTTATCGTTGAAATCCTTAATGACGACGGTACCATGGCGCGTCGCCCAGATCTTGAAATCTTTGCACAGAAGCACGGTTTGAAGATGGGCACCATTGCCGACCTTATCGAATACCGTAATACCAAAGAAACCACAGTCATTCGTGAAGCCAAATGTAAACTGCCAACTCGTTTTGGTGAGTTTGAGATGCTGACTTACCGCGATACTATCGACAACCAGTTGCATTATGTGTTGGTTAAAGGCGAAGTTTCAGACAACACTTTAGTGCGTGTACACCTGCAAAATACCTTCAATGACTTATTGCACTCAGAGCGCGATCAGCAACGCAGCTGGCCGCTAGAGAAAGCGATGAAGCGCATCAGCGAAGAGGGCGGTGTGTTGGTGTTACTGGGTCATCAGGAACATAGCAGCGATATTCTCGCTAAAGTTAAAGCGTTTGAAGCCGAAGACAACGGCAGTACGCCAGCTGCAGCACCGTGGAAGGGGACTTCGCGCCAAGTAGGTGTTGGCTCGCAAATCTTAGCTGACGTAGGCGTGACATCTATGCGTCTATTGAGCTCGCCGAAGCGTTATCACTCTCTTTCAGGCTTCGGATTAGAAGTAACTGAATATATTGCAGATTAAATTCCTGCCTCAGGTTGTTTTTCAGCCTGAGGCTTAAATTCACACTTTTCTTATTAATTGCATAGAGATCAGTAGGGAGTGCTGTGGTATCATACCGCCTCTTCCGTCCCTATGTAGGGTAATTAAGCTAATTTAGGTAAGATAAATGAACGTAGTTCAAGGTAATATCGAATCGAAAAACGCCAAAGTTGCGATCGTAGTTTCACGTTTTAACAGCTTTGTTGTTGATAGTTTACTCGATGGCGCGGTTGACACTCTTAAGCGTTTTGGCCAAGTTGCAGATGAAAACATCACTGTAGTTAAAGTGCCAGGCGCTGTTGAACTGCCACTGGCTGCACGTCGTGTTGCGGCGAGCGGAAAATTTGACGGAATCATCGCACTAGGTGCGGTAATCCGTGGTGGTACACCTCATTTCGATTTTGTAGCAGGTGAATGTAATAAAGGTTTGGCTCAGGTTGCACTTGAGTTCGATATCCCAGTTTCATTCGGCGTATTAACCACAGATACCATTGAACAAGCTATTGAGCGTTCGGGTACTAAAGCAGGTAACAAGGGCGGTGAAGCTGCACTTGGTCTGCTAGAGATGGTTAACGTTCTGCAAGCACTTGAAGAACAGCTGTAATTTAGGACAATTTAATGAAGCCTTCAGAGCGCCGTAAGGCACGCCGTTTAGCCGTTCAGGCCATCTATTCATGGCAGCTAAGTGGTAACAATATTGCTGATGTTGAGCATGAGTTTCTAACTGAACAAGATGTTGCTGGCGTTGATATCGCTTACTTCCGTGAGCTATTAGGTGGCGTTGCAACTAAGAAGAGTCAATTGGATGAGCTAATTACTCCATTCGTGACTCGTCCACTCGATGAAGTGGATCCAGTTGAAAAAGCGATTGTACGTATCGCAACTTATGAACTGACATTCCGTAAGGATGTGCCTTACAAGGTAGCGATTAACGAAGCTATCGAGCTTGCAAAAGCATTCGGCGCAGAAGATGGACATAAGTTTGTTAACGGCATTCTAGATAAGCTGGTAGCACGCAATAAGTAGTAGAAACGGCATCTTCGGATGCCGTTTTTGTTATATCCGCTAGGGAGCGAAGAACAGTCCGCGTATTCCCACTTTGAGCAAGCCTTATGGCTTCCTTTTTCGCTTGAGTGACGGCCTGAACTACACTTATCTCATTTCTCCCTGAATACTTACTCTTATTTGTGATTGGTATTGTGAAAGAATTTCAATTAATCGAAAGTTTCTTTACTGGGCGTGCCCAGTCCCGCAAAGATGTCGTTGTTGGTATTGGCGATGATTGCGCCATTGTTCAGCCAGCAGACAATAAATCTATTGCCATCTCTTGTGACACCTTAGTGGAAAATGTCCACTTCTTCCCCGATATGCCAGCAGCCGATCTCGGTTATAAGTCCTTGGCGGTGAATCTATCAGATCTAGCCTCTATGGGCGCAGAGCCTGCATGGATGACATTGGCACTGACACTACCTGAGGTCGATGAAACCTGGCTGGCTGAATTCAGTAGCGGCCTGTTTGATATTGCCGAGTATTACGGCGTGGCATTGATAGGGGGGGATACGACGCGTGGTCCTCGCTCAATTACCATCACCATCAACGGCCAACTTCCAAATAATATCGGCTTGACCCGCAGCGGCGCTAAAAATGGTGATTGGATCTATGTGACGGGCACTTTAGGTGATTCAGCACTGGGTTTAGATCTACTGAGAAATAAAGCCGAAGCGAATGCAGAGGACAGAGCCTATCTTATTCAACGTCATTATCGACCGACACCGAGAGTATTAGCTGGTCAGTCGCTTAGAAATATCGCCTCAAGTGCCATCGATATCTCAGATGGCATCATGTCAGATATTCAGCACGTGCTGAAAGCCTCTAATGTGGGCGCAGTAATAAACGTCGACAATATTCCATTGTCTGAGCCACTTAAAGCCAGTGTTTCACCAGAGATGGCACTCAGTTATGCGCTGACAGGCGGTGAAGACTATGAGTTGTTGTTTACCGTCAATGAAGCGCAAAAAGGCATGCTAGAAGTCGCCTTAGCCGAGTCAGGAGTTAAGTTTACTCAGATAGGGCAGGTGTGCACGGGTGGCCAGTTAAAGCTGCTTAGCGACAATAAACCGTTTGAACCGATAAACTTAGGTTTTGAGCACTTTAATTAATGAATCTACTCTCTAAAGACCCAGTGCTTGCAAAGCTATCACTGAAGAATCCTATACACTTCCTTGCGCTGGGTTTTGGCTCAGGCTTAGCAGCCAAAGCGCCGGGTACTTTTGGCACCTTGGCCGCTATTCCTGTTTTTCTGCTGATGGCACCGCTAAGCTTGCCTTGGTATATCGCCCTAACGGTATTGAGTGTGCTGGCGGGTTTTTATATCTGCGACAAAGCCTCGAAAGATATGGGGGTACACGATCATGGCGCCATAGTCTGGGATGAAGTGGCTGGGCTACTGATCACCATGATAGCCGCGCCAGCGGGTTGGCAATGGTTAGTTGTGGGTTTTGTACTGTTTCGTATCTTCGATATCTTAAAGCCATGGCCAATTCGCTGGCTTGATGCCAAGGTTCACGGTGGCTTCGGCATTATGATTGACGATGTCTTAGCGGGTATTTTTTCCATGCTATGTCTACAAGGCTTAGCCTACTACTTTGCTTAATCGCATCTGTTAGCATCAAATAGTTAGCAACATAAAAAATGCAGAGCTTAGCTCTGCATTTTGTTTTATGGGTTTTAGTTTTTATAAGTTTTAAAAATTAACTTAGTAGCAACTCTTTGGCGTTAGCCAAGGTGTTGTTGGTGATGGTGTCGCCGCCTAATAAGCGCGCTAACTCTTCGATACGCTGGGTTTTATCTAGCGCCACCATAGAGGTCTCAGTTTGACCAGCCTTGCTACTCTTATTGACGAACATATGTTGATGGCCGTTACCGGCAACTTGTGGCAAGTGAGTCACACAAAAGACCTGAGTCGACTCGCCAAGGCTACGCAGCATACGCCCAACAACCGCTGCGGTTGGCCCTGAAATTCCCACATCGACTTCATCGAAGATTAACGTAGGCGTCGAGACTTTCTTGGCGGTGATCACCTGAATACCTAAGCCGATGCGTGATAGCTCACCACCAGAGGCAACTTTAGCGATAGGCTGTAGCGGCTGACCAGGGTTCGTTGACACTAAAAACTCAATGCTGTCACAACCTGTTGGGGTGATAACTGCCTCATTGAAGTTCACTGCAATGGTAAACTTGCCCTTAGGCATGTTGAGCTCATGGATAGACTGAGTCACCTGTTTATCTAACTCTTTAGCGTAACGGCTACGGCTTTGGCTGAGCTTTCTAGCGTGTTGCAGGTAAGCTTCGCGATTTGCGTTTAGCTGCTCACGAATATCATCTAGTTTGTCAGAGTCTGAGCCTAAGTCTTCAAGCTCTTCCAATAAACTTTGGTGATGCGTATAAAGCTCATTTGGCATTACTTGATGCTTACGGGCAAGTTGCATGGTCTTAGACAGGCGCTGCTCTAGATGAGCAAAATACTCGGGGTCCAGCTCTAAGCCATCTAAGTAACGCTCAATTTCGCTGCTGCTCTCTTGCACCTGAATGAGGGCGTCATTAAGCATGGCAAGTACACTAGCAAGCTCAGGATCATAACTCTCAAGATCTTGACCCTGACTGATAGAGGTGTTGAGCAACGACTCAACGCTGCCATCATCGTTGTCTTGCAATATATGAAGCTGATTACGGCACAGTTCGATTAATGCAGTGCTGTTAGCCAGCTTCTTATGTTCGGCCTCAATCGACTCAAATTCGCCTTCATTGATAGCAAACTCGTTTAGC
Protein-coding sequences here:
- the ribBA gene encoding bifunctional 3,4-dihydroxy-2-butanone-4-phosphate synthase/GTP cyclohydrolase II, whose protein sequence is MALHSIEEIIEDIRLGKMVILMDDEDRENEGDLIMAADMVTPEAINFMATFGRGLICQTLTKARCQQLSLPLMVTNNSAQFSTNFTVSIEAAEGVTTGISAQDRAVTVLAAVGKDAKPSDIVQPGHIFPLMAQEGGVLIRAGHTEAGCDIARLAGFEPSSVIVEILNDDGTMARRPDLEIFAQKHGLKMGTIADLIEYRNTKETTVIREAKCKLPTRFGEFEMLTYRDTIDNQLHYVLVKGEVSDNTLVRVHLQNTFNDLLHSERDQQRSWPLEKAMKRISEEGGVLVLLGHQEHSSDILAKVKAFEAEDNGSTPAAAPWKGTSRQVGVGSQILADVGVTSMRLLSSPKRYHSLSGFGLEVTEYIAD
- the thiL gene encoding thiamine-phosphate kinase, which translates into the protein MKEFQLIESFFTGRAQSRKDVVVGIGDDCAIVQPADNKSIAISCDTLVENVHFFPDMPAADLGYKSLAVNLSDLASMGAEPAWMTLALTLPEVDETWLAEFSSGLFDIAEYYGVALIGGDTTRGPRSITITINGQLPNNIGLTRSGAKNGDWIYVTGTLGDSALGLDLLRNKAEANAEDRAYLIQRHYRPTPRVLAGQSLRNIASSAIDISDGIMSDIQHVLKASNVGAVINVDNIPLSEPLKASVSPEMALSYALTGGEDYELLFTVNEAQKGMLEVALAESGVKFTQIGQVCTGGQLKLLSDNKPFEPINLGFEHFN
- a CDS encoding riboflavin synthase, with the protein product MFTGIIESVGHLRKVERRGDDIRLTVASGKLDLSDVKLGDSIATNGVCLTVVELMSDGYVADISAETVTLTGFSHYQVGKAVNLEKAVTPTTRLGGHMVSGHVDGIAHVDDRQFRGQAIEFWLSPPEELGRYIAHKGSITIDGVSLTVNEVQGHRFRLTIVPHTAGETTLVNLKAGDSVNIEVDLIARHLERLMSYGSQEQDSAPKSEVTMELLARSGFLR
- a CDS encoding phosphatidylglycerophosphatase A family protein; translated protein: MNLLSKDPVLAKLSLKNPIHFLALGFGSGLAAKAPGTFGTLAAIPVFLLMAPLSLPWYIALTVLSVLAGFYICDKASKDMGVHDHGAIVWDEVAGLLITMIAAPAGWQWLVVGFVLFRIFDILKPWPIRWLDAKVHGGFGIMIDDVLAGIFSMLCLQGLAYYFA
- the nrdR gene encoding transcriptional regulator NrdR, whose amino-acid sequence is MHCPFCSATDTKVIDSRLVADGHQVRRRRECVQCHERFTTFEGAELVMPRVVKQDGSRQPFDEEKLRGGMLRAVEKRPVSMDQIEQALTKIKSTLRATGEREVKSEMIGNLMMDQLVNLDKVAYIRFASVYRAFEDVSEFGEAIAKLQK
- the ribD gene encoding bifunctional diaminohydroxyphosphoribosylaminopyrimidine deaminase/5-amino-6-(5-phosphoribosylamino)uracil reductase RibD, whose product is MWSIEDSQMMSLAIELAQKGMYTTRPNPSVGSVIVKDGEIVGEGYHIRAGGPHAEVYALNMAGSDAKGATAYVTLEPCSHYGRTPPCAKALIEHGVSRVVIAVTDPNPEVSGRGIAMLRDAGIRVDVGLMTEEAKQVNLGFLKRMEKGLPWVTVKLAASLDGKTALSNGVSKWITGPEARRDVQRLRARHCALVTGVETILADDPSLNVRHSELGSLASQLAPAEIHQPLRVVLDSQARLGHELNLFKIDSPILLVSTQAYPESVQAAWPPHVQSQVLAAVDSRIDLNALLSLLGESCNSVLVEAGATLAGAFVNQGLADEIVLYQAMKILGSQGRNLLTLDDFQAMSEVPKINLIDERKVGPDTRLTLRVSN
- the recN gene encoding DNA repair protein RecN — its product is MLCQLSINNFAIVRFLELDFKAGMTSITGETGAGKSIAIDALGLCLGNRADANTIRPGATKAEVSARFLLDDTPAARRWLEDNDLELGDECILRRTISSDGRSRAYINGNPVPLAQIKSLGQLLIGIHGQHAHHAMLKSEHQLILLDSYANHKMLLDSVAASYHRCKTTEKQLHQLEMSQQERLARKQLLQYQVEELNEFAINEGEFESIEAEHKKLANSTALIELCRNQLHILQDNDDGSVESLLNTSISQGQDLESYDPELASVLAMLNDALIQVQESSSEIERYLDGLELDPEYFAHLEQRLSKTMQLARKHQVMPNELYTHHQSLLEELEDLGSDSDKLDDIREQLNANREAYLQHARKLSQSRSRYAKELDKQVTQSIHELNMPKGKFTIAVNFNEAVITPTGCDSIEFLVSTNPGQPLQPIAKVASGGELSRIGLGIQVITAKKVSTPTLIFDEVDVGISGPTAAVVGRMLRSLGESTQVFCVTHLPQVAGNGHQHMFVNKSSKAGQTETSMVALDKTQRIEELARLLGGDTITNNTLANAKELLLS
- the nusB gene encoding transcription antitermination factor NusB, which produces MKPSERRKARRLAVQAIYSWQLSGNNIADVEHEFLTEQDVAGVDIAYFRELLGGVATKKSQLDELITPFVTRPLDEVDPVEKAIVRIATYELTFRKDVPYKVAINEAIELAKAFGAEDGHKFVNGILDKLVARNK
- the ribH gene encoding 6,7-dimethyl-8-ribityllumazine synthase; translated protein: MNVVQGNIESKNAKVAIVVSRFNSFVVDSLLDGAVDTLKRFGQVADENITVVKVPGAVELPLAARRVAASGKFDGIIALGAVIRGGTPHFDFVAGECNKGLAQVALEFDIPVSFGVLTTDTIEQAIERSGTKAGNKGGEAALGLLEMVNVLQALEEQL